In Arthrobacter sp. CJ23, the genomic window CTGCTTCGAGTGTAGGGTCGACGAAGTCATTAAACAAACCATTCAACCGGTTTACGATTGACGGAGGGTCACAAACCACTTTGGGGCCCTCACCGTATGCGGAACCCGGAGAGGTCCACCCCAGATCATGCAGCAGCGCGCCAAAGCCACCCGGACGGCAGTCATCGAGGGAGCAGCCTCCGTCTTCGAGGAGCTCGGCTATGGAAATGCGAGCCTGGGCGACGTCACGGAGCGCGCGTCCGTCACCAAGGGGGCGCTGTACTTCCACTTCAAGTCGAAACAGGACCTTGCACTGGCCGTCATCGCGGAGCAGCACGCGATTGTCCGCATGGCAGGGGAAAAGATCGCCGCCGCCGGTCTGCCCGCCCTGGAGGCCATGATCACCATGTGCAGGACCTTCGGGCAGCAGCTGCTCGACGAACCGGTGGTGCGGGCGGGCATCCGGCTCACCTTCGAGGCCTCTGCCTTCGATGCCGACGTCACGGGGCCGTACCACGACTGGATCGCCACCATGGAGTACCTGACCCGTCAGGCCCAGCTCGACGGCGACATCCGGGCCGACCTGGACGCCGCCGACTTTGCCCGCTACCTCGTAGCGTCCTTCACCGGCGTGCAGATGGTGTCAAACGTCTTGACCGGGCGCCGTGACGTCCTCAAGCGCATCGACGACATGTGGGCGTTCATGATGCCCGCCATCACTTCCGCTTGACATACCTACTGGTCGGTTTGTAACTTGTCCATATGGAAGCAAGCGACGCCGGCAGCACGCCCAAGGGCCAGGCCACCCGCCATGAGATCCTCCGTGTCGCGGCCGGCGTCTTTGCTTCAAAGGGTTTCGACCAGACCCGGATGGATGACATCATCCGTGCCGTGGGTCTTACCAAGGGCGCCATCTACTTCCATTTCCCCTCCAAGGTGCAACTGGCCCAGGCCGTGGTGGACGAGCAGAAGTCGCGATGGCTCCGCCTGGCCGAAGAGCAGATCCTGAGCCTGGATAGTCCGGCGCAGCAATTGCGGGGGCTGGGAGACTTCATGATCAAGGCCGTCCTGAGTGACGCTTCCGCATGGGGCATCGTGCATCTCGCAAACCAGCTTGCCTCCGTCAAGGGGCACCACGCGGGCCCCTCGCCCCTGGCGGCCTGGGTGGACCTGGTCTCAGGAATCCTCCACCGCGGCCGGGCGACGGGAGTGTTCACCTTCCCGGGTAACCCCACAGACGTCGCGACCCTCATCATTGCGGCTTTCGACGGCCTGAAATCCGTCACGAACGCCCTGGACCCCGCCGACGCGGAAGCGTTCGAACGCCGGGCGGAACTCCTCTTGGACCTCTTCGACCAGCAGCTCATCACCAAGTAGCCCCCACACCACACACCCAACGCACGACTCACAATCAAAAAACAAACCGCACAGTCAGTTTATTAGGAGGAAAGATGAACATCTCAGGAAAGACCGCCCTCATCACCGGTGCATCAATGGGCATCGGCGCCGTTTTTGCCCGGAGGCTTGCGGCTGAAGGTGCCCGCCTGGTACTGGCGGCCCGGAGCCAGGACAAGCTGGAACTGATGGCCCAGGAACTTCGAGAGGGCGGCACGGAGGTCACGGTCCTCGCCGCAGACCTCAGCGTTCCCGATGCCGCGGAACGCCTCCACGCAGCAACTGATGCCCTGGGGATTGAGGTGGACATCCTGGTCAACAACGCCGGATTCGGTTCGCATGGGCAGGTGGTCAATGCCGACGCCGACAGGCTGGCCGAACAGATCCAGTTGAACTGCACAACCCTGGTGGGAACCACCACCCGGTACCTGCCCCGCATGGTGGAGCGGGGCTTCGGGGCAGTCATCAACATCGCCAGCACTGCAGCGTTCCAGCCGGTCCCCCACATGGCGGTCTACGGCGCAACCAAGGCCTTCGTCCTCTCCTTCACGCAGGCGCTTTGGGCCGAGACGCAGGGCACCGGAGTGAAGGCCCTCGCCGTCTGCCCCGGCGCAACGGACACTCCGTTCTTCGACACGGCCGGCGACGCCGCCGCGGTGGGGTCCCTGCGCACTCCGGAACAGGTGGTCGATACTGCGCTGGCCGCCCTCCGCGGCAACAAGCCCAGCGTGGTGGACGGCTGGCTCAATTCCGTCGTCGCCCGGGTTGCCGTGAAACTGCTCCCCGAGAAACTGGTCATCGCGGTTGCGGAACGCAGTGTCCGCCCGGCACGGCAGCTCGTGGGGTGATTCCGGAAACGGAATGTTAAAGCAAAAAGCCCTGCCCGGTTCGTGGATTCACAACCGGGCAGAGCTCATATGGTGGAGCTGAGGGGACTCGAACCCCTGACCCCCTGCATGCCATGCAGGTGCGCTACCAGCTGCGCCACAGCCCCATATTCTCGTTGCTTCATAAACACGTGCCCGGCATTTCAGCCCTTCACCGTTTCGGATCTCTCCGAAGCAACTCAAATATCTTAGAACAGCATTTCCGAAAATTCCAAATCGGGCATATTCGGGTGCCTGGCCGCTGCTGCTACTCGACTTCCTCGGCTACAGGAGCCTTCGCGGAAGGGTCGTCGCCGAGCTCCAGGTCCACCACGGGGCAGTCCTTCCAGAGGCGGTCCAGGGCGTAGAAAACGCGGTCCTCTGCGTGCTGGACGTGGATGACGATGTCCGCGTAGTCCAGGAGAACCCAGCGGCCCTCGGAGCGGCCTTCGCGGCGGACCGGTCGAAGGTCCTGCTTGAGCAGCTCTTCCTCGATGCCGTCAACGATGGCGTTGACCTGCCGCTCCGTGGGAGCGGAAGCGATCAGGAAGACATCAGTCAGGGCAAGACGTTCGCTGACGTCCAGGGCCACGATGTCTTCGGCGAGCTTGCCGGCCGCCGCGTGGGCGGCGTCGCGGGCCAGGGCTATGGATGTTTCATGTGCAGTCATGGGACTCCTTGTTGTGGCTGAATGCCTATTGGGTGGCCTAAGCCGTTGTGTCAGCGGGAAATGCCGCTGGTGATCATGACGACGCCTGCAACCAAGGCGACGATTCCGAGGGCAAGCACGAGCAACTGGATCATCCGGTTGCGCTGCGCGCGGCCGAGGCCGGCGGTGTTGGCGTCCAACGGCTCCAGGCCGTACGCCGAACTGGCGGCAATCGGGGAATGCAAGGGCTCGTCTTCGCCGGCCTGGGCCGGCGAAGCAGTCCGGTTCGGCGCCGACTTGGCTGCCGCTTCGGCACGCGCCAGGACGCCTGAGCGCCCCCGTGCCAGGCCCGGCTTCGCCGCTTTGGCCGAAGCCGGTTTGGCAGACTCCAGCGCCGGCCCCTGCGAAGTAATGACAGGCACGAAGGTTGTGCCGGGTGGCTTCATGACCGGCCGGTCCACGCCGGGAACCTTGACGAATTCGAGGGGCGTGACCATGGCCAGGTTACTGGCCGCCGAAGGATCCGCCGCCACGGGCGCCGGAAGCTGGTTCTGCTCGGCGAGCTTCTGTTTGGCCGCGGCACGCCGGTTCAGCACCGCAGCACGTTCGGCCAAGGCGATCTGCTGGGCCAGGATCTCAGGATCCACAGCCAGCGGGTCTTCCTCGGCGATGTGCTCAAGCTTCGCCGTCTGGTTTTCCACCTGGGCGGTGATGAGCTGGCGGACTGCCAGGGCCTGCTCAACGGACATGTCCGCGGGAGTCGGCCCCGTTCCGGGCGCGGCCGGCTTGGCTCCCGGCTTGGCCAGGGCCGCTTTGGCCCCAGCCGGCACGGCACCCGAACCGCCGTCGCCGCCGTTGACCCCGTCGCCTTCTCCGGCAAGCGAACCAGGCGCGGCCGTGCCCGGCACTGTGGGAACTGCGGAGGTTGCCGGGGCAATCTCCTCCTGGAGCTGCTGCAGACGGAGCTGGCGCCGTGTGGGCGGTCCCCCGCCGGACAGCTGCTCTTCCTTGTCCGCGAGTTCCTTGATGGCGCGCAGCGCTGCACGGTCGCGGGCACGGACCAGCGAGGACCGCTCAGTCGCGGGCGAGGATGCGACGGCGTCGACCGGGGCCTCGGCCACGCGGCGGACCCTGCCCGTATCGGGCTGCGAGGAAGTCTCCGGCGCTTCGCCGGAGACAGGGGCTCCGGGAACAACAGCTCGTGCCGCAGCACCGGCGTCGGGGGCTTCGGCACCCGCACCGGGCGCCTGCTCGAGGCGCTCATCCCGGGCGCGGCGGAGCTCGCGTCTGCTACGGATGGGTGGCTGTTGCTGGCTCATTCAAAACTCATTCAGTACGTGCTTGGTCGTCTGATCCGGACAGGACGAGCGTCGGCTCTCCCGCCCCGGGCTGCGCTGCATACAGCCCATACTTGGCGATGTACTGCACCACGCCATCCGGCACCAGGTACCAGACCGGGTTGCCGGAGCCCACACGGGCGCGGCAATCCGTGGAGGAGATGGCCATGGCGGGGACTTCGAGCAGGCTGACGTCGTCACGGCCCATGTCGTCCAGGACATGCCCGGGCCGGGTGACGCCGACAAAATGCGCCAGGGACCAGAGCTCGTCCACATCCTTCCAGGACAGGATCTGCGCCAAGGCATCTGCACCGGTGATGAAGAACAGATCGGCGTCAGGACGCAGGGACCTGAGATCCCGGAGGGTGTCGATGGTGTACGTGGGACCGGGGCGGTCTACATCCACGCGGCTCACCGTGAAGTTGGGGTTCGAAGCCGTGGCGATAACAGTCATCAGGTAGCGGTGTTCCGGTTCGCTGACGTGCTTGCTGGACTTCTGCCAAGGCTGGCCGGTTGGCACGAACACGACTTCGTCGAGATCGAACTTGGCGGCAACTTCACTGGCAGCCACAAGGTGGCCGTGATGGATGGGATCAAAGGTTCCACCCATCACGCCCAGGCGGAGCCTGCGCCCCGACTCCCCGCGCCGTGATGCGGCAATAATGTTAGTGGCCCTGCCCGTGGGTGTGCTTGTTGGGGTGCTGGCGGTGAGGATCGGAGTGCTCTTCGGTGGCCTCGTGGCGGTTGCCCAGGTTGGTGTAGGAGAGCGTGACGAACATGAGGACCAGCAGGAGGGCGAACATCACAACGCCGAAGACCCAAGGCTCGGCCCACAGCGGGGCGAGTTCCTCATGACCACCTTCGGTCTGCGCGGCGATTGACGTGGCGATCTGCTGGAACAGCATTTTCTCCCCTAGTGAGTTCTCAAAAAATGTCGACGGCGGGACTCCCCGCCGTTCGCGGACTTCTGTTCTATGTTACCGCGTTGTCAGGCGCGGACTTGGCCTTCGCCTTGGACGATCCACTTGGTGGTGGTCAGCTCCGTGAGGCCCATGGGGCCGCGGGCGTGCAGCTTCTGCGTGGAAATTCCAACCTCGGCACCGAGCCCCAGCTCACCGCCGTCGGTGAAACGGGTGGAAGCGTTCACGATGACCGCTGCGGAATCGACCTCGGCGATGAACCGCTCGGCGTTGCTGAGGTCGTTGGTCAGGATGGCCTCGGTGTGGCCGGTGGTCCACTTGCGGATGTGCTGGACGGCTTCATCCAGGTTGTCCACCATGGCCACTGCCAGGTCGAGATCCATGTATTCCGTGGCCCAATCCTCGTCGTCGGCCGGGACGGTCTCGACGTCGCTGCCCAGGGCGGCGGCAACGCGGCCGTCCACGTGGAGCGTGACGCCTGCAGCCCGCAGGGCGGACGCGACGGCGGGAAGCACCGTGGAGCGCGAGTGCACCAGCAGGGTCTCCACGGTGTTGCAGACGCTGGGGCGCTGTGTCTTGGCGTTGAGCAGGATGTCCACGGCCATTTCCTCGCCGGCGGACTCGTCGATGAAGATGTGTACGTTGCCCTCGCCGGTCTCGATGACCGGCACAGCGGAGTTCATCACCACCGTCTGGATGAGCTCGCGGCCGCCGCGCGGGATCAACACGTCCACCCGGCCACGGGCGCGCATCAGCACGTTGGCGCCTTCCCGGCCGTACTGGTCCACGGTCTGGACGGCGTCGGCGGGCAGGCCCACGGACTCCAGCGCGTCGCGCAGGAGGAACACCAGGGCGGAGTTTGTGTGGGCGGCGGCGGAACCGCCGCGCAGGATGACGGCATTGCCGCTCTTCAGGGCGAGCCCGGCGATGTCCACCGTGACATTGGGGCGGGCCTCGTAGATGGCGGCCACCACGCCCATGGGGACGTTGACCTGGCGCAGGCGCAGACCGTTCGGGAGGGTCTGGCCGCGGACCACGTTGCCCACGGGGTCAGGAAGGCCTGCAAGGTTTTCCAGGGCGGCCACGAGACCGTCGATGCGGGCGGGGGTCAGCGTGAGCCGGTCCAGGAGCGCGGCGGAGGTGCCGTTCTCCCGGCCGGCGGCGACGTCCTTGGCGTTGGCAGCCAGGATGCCGGCCTGGTTCTCCAGCAGTTTGGCGCCGATGGCACGCAGGGCGCGGTCCTTCCAGGCGCGGTTGGCTTGGGCCATGCGGCGGGCAGCCATGCGCGAACGGTCGGCGATGGCGTGGACGGCCGATTCAATGGACTCCGGGGTCAGCGGCTCGCTTGCGGCAGCAGGGCTCTCCGGCGCGATGCCGGCAAGGCCGGACACTACAGCGTCGGAAATCACAGGGCTATCGGGCGTGAGCGCTTCAGTCATGCTCCAAGTTTAGTGGAGCCCCGCCGCTAAACGAGCACGAGGTCGTCAACATGGACCACTTCGCGGTCATATCCGCGGCCCATGGCCTTGCCGAGTTCCTTGGTGGAACGTCCCAGCATGCGCGGAAGCTCCACCGAAGAATAATTCACCAGTCCCCGGGCCACCACCGTGCCGTCGGGGGCAACCATCTCCACGGGATCGCCCGCCTCGAATTCGCCGTCCACGCCGGCAAGGCCGGCGGGAAGCAGCGAGGTGTGGCGGTCGCGCACGGCCTTGACGGCGCCGTCGTCGAGCAGCAGGCGCCCCTGAACGGACGCGAGGTGCGCGAGCCACAGCAGCCGGACGGGCTTGCGGTTGCCATTGACGGCGAACCAGGTTCCCACATCCTCCCCCGCCAGCGCCGCGGCGGCATTCGCCGTCGAGGTCACCAGGGCATGGATGCCGGATCCGGCGGCCATGGACGCGGCCTCGACCTTGGTCATCATGCCGCCTGTACCCACCCCGGCCTTGCCGGCCTTGCCGATGGTGACGTCCTCAAGGTCCCGCGGACCCCGGACCAGGGGGATGCGCTCGGCGCCCTGCGACGGCGGGCCGTCGTAGAGGGCGTCGACGTCGGAGAGCAGTACCAGCGCATCGGCCCGGACGAGGTGCGCCACCAGGGCCGCAAGACGGTCGTTGTCGCCGAAACGGATCTCGTGCGTGGCCACGGTGTCGTTTTCGTTGACAACCGGCACCACGCCGAGGTTCAGCAGGCGGTCCAACGCCCGGAAAGCGTTCGTGTGCTGCGTGCGCCGCATGAGGTCATCGGCGGTCAGCAGCACCTGGCTGACGGTCACGCCATGCGCGCCGAAAGCCTGGGTATACCGGGCCATGAGCAGCCCCTGGCCGACGCTCGCGGCAGCCTGCTGCGTGGCCAGGTCCCGTGGCCGCTTGGCCAGGCCGAGCGGGGCAAGGCCCGCGGCGATGGCGCCGGAGGAAACCAGGATGATCTCCGTGCCGGCGTTGCGCTTTTCGGCGAGGGCGTTGACCAGGGCGGTCAGCGCCTTCTCCGAAATGCCGCCCTTGATGCTGGTCAGCGACGAGGAGCCGACCTTGACCACAATGCGCTTGGCCCCGGCCAGGGCTGCGCGTTCGGCTTCTTCAGTGTGCTTCGGGGACTCAGGAGTCCTAGGCGTCATCACCGGTGTCCAGGCTGCTTTCTTTCAGGGGCTGGGCTGCGGCCCGACGGCGGCTGACGGATTCGGTCCAGATGCCGGCCTTGCGCTCGGCTTCCAGCTCCGCACGCGCGGCAGCCTTGGCCTCGCGGCGCTCGATCTGCTCTTCGCGCTTCTGCGAACGGGTGGGGCGGTCACCGATATCGGCGATGCGGATGTCGGTGCCGCGCGGGGTGGCCAGCAGTTCGGCGCCGGCCATCATGGTGGGCTCCCAGTCGAAGACAACGCCGTCGTCCTCGCCGATCACCACGGTATCGCCCGGCTTGGCGCCGACCTTGAACAGTTCATTTTCGACGCCGAGCTTGGCCAGGCGGTCGGCGAGGTAGCCGATGGCTTCCTCGTTGGTGAAGTCGGTCTGCTTGACCCAGCGGACCGGCTTCTCGCCGAGGACGCGGAACAGCGGCTCGAGGTTCTTTTCTTCGCGGCGGATCCGGAAGCCGGACTCGTTGACGGCGCGGGGACGCAGCACCGGCGGGGCAACCTTCGGCGGGGCCGCGGCGACGGCGTCGCGGGCCGCCTTGACGATCTCGGCCATGGCGAAGCCCAGCTGGCGCAGGCCCTCGTGGCTCGTGGCCGAGATCTCGAACACCCGGTAACCGCGTGATTCCAGTTCGGGGCGGACGAATTCCGCCATGTCCTTGCCGTCCGGGAGGTCAACCTTGTTCAGGGCCACCAGGCGCGGGCGGTGGTTCAGGGGAACCACTTCGCCGTCGACACCGGCGTAGCTCATGTCCACGGCGTACTTCTCCAGCTCGGCCTCGATGATGGAGAGGTCGGAGAGCGGATCGCGGTCGGATTCGAGCGTGCCGCAGTCCAGGACGTGGACCAGGGCGGCGCAGCGCTCAACGTGGCGCAGGAAGTTGTGGCCCAGGCCCTTGCCTTCGCTGGCACCTTCGATGAGGCCGGGGACGTCGGCGATGGTGAAGCGGACGTCGCCGGACTCCACAACGCCCAGGTTGGGAATCAGGGTGGTGAAGGGGTAGTCGGCGATCTTGGGCCGCGCGGCGGACATGGCAGCAATGAGGCTGGACTTACCGGCGGATGGGAAGCCCACCAGCGCGATGTCGGCAATCGACTTCAGTTCCAGGACGATGTCGCTGGAATCGCCTTCGATGCCAAGGAGCGCGAAGCCGGGGGCCCTGCGCTTCTGGGAGGACAGCGAGGAGTTGCCGAGGCCGCCCTGGCCGCCAGCTGCGGCAATGTATTCGGCGCCTTCGCCCACGAGGTCGGCCAGGACCTTGCCATCCTTGGTCTTGACGACGGTGCCGTCCGGCACTGGCAGGATGAGGGTTTCGCCGTTCTTGCCGCCGCGCCAGTCGCCCATGCCCGGGCCGCCGTTGGTGGCGTGGCGGTGCGGGGCGTGGTGGTAGTCAAGCAGCGTGGTGGTCTGGTGGTCCACCCGCAGGATCACGTCGCCGCCGTCGCCGCCGTTGCCGCCGTCGGGACCGCCAAGCGGCTTGAACTTCTCCCTCTTGACAGAGACACAGCCGTGGCCGCCGGTACCGCCGGATACGTGCAGGACTACCCGGTCTACAAAGCTCGCCACGTGAATCTCCTCTATTGCTGAACCAGTCGCCCGGAGGCTTCCTAGTCGATTGTAATGCGGTTAAAAGAACGGTGGAGCGGGCCTGTTGGCCCGCTCCACCGGTTCAGAACTTGCTGTTACTCTGCAGCTGCAGCAGCAACGATGTTCACTACGCGACGGCCGCGGCGAGTACCGAACTCAACCGCACCTGCCTGCAGGGCGAACAGGGTGTCGTCGCCACCGCGACCGACGCCGGCGCCCGGGTGGAAGTGGGTGCCGCGCTGGCGGACGATGATCTCGCCAGCGGAAACAACCTGGCCACCGAAGCGCTTTACGCCCAGGTACTGGGCGTTGGAGTCACGACCGTTGCGAGTGGAGCTCGCGCCTTTTTTATGTGCCATTTGAAATGCCTGCCTTTAAATTTCTGGGGAAACTGAAAACCGGAACAACGTAACAGAAGTTACTTGATGCTCGTGATCTTGATCTTGGTCAGTTCCTGACGGTGACCCTGGCGCTTCTTGTAGCCGGTCTTGTTCTTGAACTTCTGGATGACGATCTTCGGACCACGGAGGTCTTCGAGGATCTCGGCCGTAACCTTGACCTTGGCCAGGTCCGCAGCGGCGGAGGTGACCTTGTCACCGTCAACCAGGAGCAAGGCGGGCAGCTCAAGCGTGCTGCCGGCTCCACCGGGGACGCGGTTCAGCGTTACGTAGTCTCCAACGGAAACTTTTTCTTGGCGGCCGCCTGCGCGGACAATCGCGTACACCACTTGGGCACTCACTTCTCTCGACGTTTCTTACTAAATTTGCGTGCGGAACCTTGAACCGAAACCGGCCTGGTTCCCGCTGTGCCTCAACGCCGTGGACTTCAGATCGAAGCCCGTGAGTCATCCCATGAACAATTCCAAGGGGCATAACCCAAGTGTTGGCGTAAGCACCGAAGATCTAGATTACGCTAGTTTGGCCTTCGGCTGCAAATGAGGCCAGGTCCGGAGGCCGCCAGGTGATGATCACCACAAGCTGGCATCACTGCGTCCGGTACCGTGCCCATACAGCCTACAGCCTTCCGGCGATTAAGTTGGGATCGGCACCTGCGACGCGCGGCGCAGCCTGGCTTTCTGCCCGCCGCACGCGCCGCCCGCGCTGTGGCCGCGTTCAGGCGTGCAGCCGCGGAGCGTCGAAAAACGCCGTCTCATAGCGGCAGGACCAGGCGAAGGCCTCGCGCATGGCGTCCCGCTCCGCCGGCGAAGCTGCCCGGGCGGCGGCATCCGTGAAGTCAATGGCCTGCCTGGTGGCGGCCGCGAAGTCCTCGTCCGCGTAGGCACGCAGCCAATCGGCGTAGGGGTGCTCCGATGAAGCTCCGGCCTCCACGTAGGCGCCGTGGAGCTGCTGCCCCACCTCCGCGTACAGCCAGTAGCAGGGCAGGATGGCGGCGAGCAGCACGGCGTAGCTGCCCGACGCCGACGCTGCCAGCAGATGGTCCACGTAGGACTTGGTGACGGGCCCGGTGGCCGCCTCCACGTTCCGGCCGGCCAGCCAGTTCCGGTGCAGTTCCGACTCCACTTCCAGGCACTGCTGGGATCCGCTGGCCCAGAAGAGCTGCTCAGCCTCGGTGGGGGCCAAGGCGCCGGCCCTGGCCAGGACCCGTGAGTAGCCGTTGAGATAGAGGGCGTCCTGGGCCAGGTAGTAGGCAAACTCGCGCTCCGGCAGTTCGCCGGACTGCAGCCCGCGGATGAACTCCAGGCCGTAGATGGCCTGGAGCTCGGGCGAGGCGTCCCGCCACAGCTGCGCGGCGTACTCCCCCGGCCTCAGCGCGCGCTCCAGCTGGTGGAAATGGTTGACGGGGCCGTTGCCTTGGCCCACTTCGAGCCTTCCGGAGGTGGCCAGCGCCTCCTGCAACCAGGGCTTGACCTCCTGCAAGGACGCTTCCCAATCGCCGTGGCGGACCTGGGCCGTGGCCATGGCCGCGGACAGGGAGCACCCCGTGCCGTGGCTGTTCCGGGTGTGGACCCTGGCTCCGGCGACTTCCACCACGTCCTGCCGGAGCAGGCCCGTGGTGTTGACGAGGGCATCCGGGCATTCCATACCGGGCAGGTGCCCGCCCTTGACCAGCACGGTGTTGCCGCATTCCGCCGCCAGCCGCTTGCCCTGGTCCAGGGCCGCGGCCCAGTCGGAGGCCTCCGGCTCGCCCAGCAGCATGGCCAGCTCCGGCAGATTGGGCGTGATCAGGTCCGCAAGCGGCAGCAGGGCCCGCAGGGCGGTTTCGGCCGATTCGCGCAGCAGCCGGTCGCCGCTGGTGGCCACCATGACGGGATCAAGGACCACGACGGCGGGCCGCACCTTCTGGAGCCAGCGGCGGACCTCGTCGATGACGGCCACGTCGCCCAGCATGCCGATCTTGACGGCATCCACGGCGATGTCGTCGCTGATGGCTTCAAGCTGCTGGCGCAGGAATTCCACCGGCGGCACGTGGACGCCGGTGACGCCCTGCGTGTTCTGGGCGGTCAGGGCGGTGACGGCAGCCATGCCGTAGCCGCCGTTGGCCGCGATGCTTTTCAGGTCCGCCTGGATACCGGCCCCACCGGACGGATCGGAACCGGCGATGCTGAGCACCCTGGGGATCCTGCGGCCCGTGGAGGGAAGCGGGTAGACAGTCGAATAGGACGTTGAAGTCATGAAAGACATCCCTTCGCCGGTGCTAACCGGACAGGTTCAACGGGTCTGGATCTCAGCCAGGCTTGTGCCGGCACCCCGTGTCAGATCCCTAGCGTAGCCGACACGTCCGGCGCCCCCGGGTTACCCGGACATTGTGACCCCGGGGCTCCCGTCCCCTGGGCCGTGTAGCCAACGGGCCGGATACAGCAAGGCCCCGGCAGGGTCCGCGTTGTGCGGAGCCTGCCGGGGCCCGGTGCTGCTGTGAACGGCCTGCCCGGAGACCGGCCAGCCTAGAGTTCGGAGGCCGGGACGCCGACGCCGAGGATGATCGGCTCGTTGGCCTGCGCCGCCTTGGCCGATGCCTTCACCGCTGCCGGGGCCTTGGCCTCGTGCGTGGTGCCGCCGGCGGCCGGCGGGGCCACATCGTGGTGCTCCACGGTGGTCTCGTTGGCTGCGCCCTGGGCGCGGCTGGCGCTGCGGTTGCGGCGGCCACGCCGTCCGCGGGAGCGGGACGAGCCCTGGGCTTCCTCAGCCGCCGCGGCCTGCGCCGTGGCGGCCGGCGCTGTGGCGGCCGGCGCCTTGGCAGCGGGTGCTTCGCCCAGGTGCTGGAAGGCCTCCGCAAGGAGGTCCAGGCTCATGGCCGGCGCAGTGGACGCAGCGTCCTCGGAGTGGTCCACGAACGGCAGCGCGACCTCCTCGCCGCCGAAGCGCAGCACGGGTGCCGTGCGCACATCGTGGGAACCGGCGTCGGTGGCTTCGGCAGCCTGTCCCGCAGCGGAAGCCGCAGCGGCAGCAGCTTGGTGCAGCTCGTCGTCGTGCAGGTGCGCCGCGTGGGCAGCGGCCGCGATGTTGGCGAGTGCGGCGCGCGTTGCCTCGGCCTTCGCCTGGCGCACCGGATCAACAGCTTCGTGCGCTGCGGCCGGTGCCACAGGAGCAGCCTGGGCCGGGGCCGGAGCCTGCGGCGCCACGGGCGCGTCGATGACCAGGCCGCCCTTGCCGCGGCGGCGCTTGCG contains:
- the rplU gene encoding 50S ribosomal protein L21 — protein: MVYAIVRAGGRQEKVSVGDYVTLNRVPGGAGSTLELPALLLVDGDKVTSAAADLAKVKVTAEILEDLRGPKIVIQKFKNKTGYKKRQGHRQELTKIKITSIK
- the thiD gene encoding bifunctional hydroxymethylpyrimidine kinase/phosphomethylpyrimidine kinase — its product is MTSTSYSTVYPLPSTGRRIPRVLSIAGSDPSGGAGIQADLKSIAANGGYGMAAVTALTAQNTQGVTGVHVPPVEFLRQQLEAISDDIAVDAVKIGMLGDVAVIDEVRRWLQKVRPAVVVLDPVMVATSGDRLLRESAETALRALLPLADLITPNLPELAMLLGEPEASDWAAALDQGKRLAAECGNTVLVKGGHLPGMECPDALVNTTGLLRQDVVEVAGARVHTRNSHGTGCSLSAAMATAQVRHGDWEASLQEVKPWLQEALATSGRLEVGQGNGPVNHFHQLERALRPGEYAAQLWRDASPELQAIYGLEFIRGLQSGELPEREFAYYLAQDALYLNGYSRVLARAGALAPTEAEQLFWASGSQQCLEVESELHRNWLAGRNVEAATGPVTKSYVDHLLAASASGSYAVLLAAILPCYWLYAEVGQQLHGAYVEAGASSEHPYADWLRAYADEDFAAATRQAIDFTDAAARAASPAERDAMREAFAWSCRYETAFFDAPRLHA